The following are encoded in a window of Lichenicola cladoniae genomic DNA:
- a CDS encoding trypsin-like peptidase domain-containing protein — protein sequence MNETGSTLPRRPVLGAVIPVAAFRALLAVAIWTGSTAARAEPDPQGGPLLVVSGPLSFAPLVRKVVPAVVNIAVTQDVDDDSQTKVKVPQALRGTPFEKQFRERMRSRREQMLGAGSGFVIDPSGIIVTNNHVVGNANKISVSFSDGTELPAKLLGSDELTDIAVIQVKADHKLAFVTWGDSRKVEIGDWILAAGNPFGLGSSVTAGIVSARGRDIGAGPFDDFLQLDAPINPGNSGGPSFDMHGQVVALNTAIVSPTGGSVGIGFGIPSELVAPIVEQLRTKGHIDRGWLGVTLENATGGGVAIVSVDKGGPGARAGLRSGDIVSMVNGDHVDTNRGLIRTVAAAAPGSSIRLQVTRKGHAVDVLAVVGRRVDENPG from the coding sequence ATGAACGAAACTGGCTCGACCCTGCCCCGGCGCCCAGTGCTTGGGGCGGTCATACCGGTGGCGGCATTCCGAGCCCTGTTGGCGGTTGCCATCTGGACCGGATCGACGGCCGCCCGTGCGGAGCCGGACCCGCAGGGTGGACCGCTGCTGGTGGTCAGCGGGCCGCTGAGCTTTGCGCCGCTGGTGCGCAAGGTGGTGCCGGCGGTGGTCAACATCGCCGTGACCCAGGATGTGGACGACGATAGCCAGACCAAGGTGAAGGTGCCGCAGGCGTTGCGTGGCACGCCGTTCGAGAAGCAGTTCCGCGAGCGGATGCGGTCGCGCCGCGAGCAGATGCTGGGCGCCGGCTCGGGCTTCGTGATCGACCCGTCCGGAATCATCGTCACCAACAACCACGTGGTCGGCAACGCCAACAAGATTTCCGTGTCGTTCTCGGACGGCACCGAGTTGCCCGCCAAGCTGCTCGGCAGCGACGAGCTCACCGACATCGCGGTGATCCAGGTCAAGGCGGACCACAAGCTTGCGTTCGTGACCTGGGGCGACAGCCGCAAGGTCGAGATCGGAGACTGGATCCTGGCCGCCGGTAATCCGTTCGGGCTGGGCAGCTCGGTCACCGCCGGCATCGTCTCGGCGCGCGGGCGCGACATCGGCGCGGGTCCGTTCGACGATTTCCTGCAGCTCGACGCGCCGATCAACCCGGGCAACTCCGGCGGACCCTCCTTCGACATGCACGGGCAGGTGGTCGCGCTGAACACCGCGATCGTCTCGCCGACCGGTGGTTCGGTGGGGATCGGCTTCGGCATTCCGAGCGAACTGGTGGCGCCGATCGTCGAGCAGTTGCGCACCAAGGGGCATATCGATCGCGGCTGGCTCGGCGTGACACTGGAAAATGCCACCGGCGGCGGCGTGGCGATCGTGTCGGTCGACAAGGGCGGGCCGGGCGCCAGGGCCGGCCTCCGGTCGGGGGACATCGTGAGCATGGTCAATGGCGACCATGTCGACACCAATCGCGGACTGATCCGCACGGTTGCGGCCGCGGCGCCCGGCAGTTCGATCCGGCTGCAGGTGACCCGCAAGGGCCATGCTGTGGACGTGCTGGCCGTCGTCGGCCGCCGCGTCGACGAAAACCCGGGCTGA
- a CDS encoding response regulator transcription factor produces the protein MRILLVEDDQTVRGFVAKGLKEAGHIVEQADNGKDGLFMAVSESFDTIILDRMLPGGIDGLHLLETIRGQNNRTPVLLLSALSQVDERVAGLKAGGDDYLTKPFAFSELLARVEVLCRRGKGETGPTTRLAVGDLEMDLLSRQVKRAGQKIDLQPREFRLLEYLMRHAAQVVTRTMLLEGVWDYHFDPQTNVIDVHVSRLRQKIDKPYPTPLIHTVRNAGYMLRDD, from the coding sequence ATGCGTATCCTGCTGGTCGAGGACGACCAGACCGTCCGCGGCTTCGTTGCCAAGGGCTTGAAGGAAGCGGGCCACATCGTCGAACAGGCCGATAACGGCAAAGACGGCCTGTTCATGGCCGTCAGCGAAAGCTTCGACACCATCATCCTGGATCGCATGCTGCCTGGCGGCATCGACGGGTTGCACCTGCTGGAAACCATCCGCGGCCAGAACAACCGGACACCGGTGCTGCTGCTGTCCGCGCTGAGCCAGGTGGACGAGCGGGTCGCGGGCCTGAAGGCCGGTGGCGACGACTACCTGACCAAGCCGTTTGCCTTCTCCGAGCTGCTAGCGCGGGTCGAGGTGCTGTGCCGCCGTGGCAAGGGCGAGACCGGGCCGACCACGCGTCTTGCGGTCGGCGACCTCGAGATGGACCTGCTGTCGCGGCAGGTGAAGCGGGCCGGCCAGAAGATCGACCTGCAGCCGCGGGAATTCCGTCTGCTGGAATACCTGATGCGGCACGCCGCCCAGGTCGTGACCCGCACGATGCTGCTCGAAGGCGTGTGGGATTATCATTTCGATCCGCAGACCAACGTTATCGACGTGCACGTGTCGCGGCTTCGGCAGAAGATCGACAAGCCGTATCCGACCCCGCTGATCCATACGGTCCGCAACGCCGGCTACATGCTGCGTGACGACTAA
- a CDS encoding sensor histidine kinase encodes MTTKQPVGARVRPAWLRSPVTGSPARRSIEPAAGPRRSRRNDILRSASLRLALVYALLFILSAIIFMCFIWWATVGLLEREAEAAIEADARALSERFAEDGLLGLGNTIQERLAQNVDDDAIYLMVDSAGVRVAGNLRDWPHVVARTDIWYQLSISRAGLRGRAELRAFTLPGGFRLLVGRDVRARTILKRLLTDTLLWAVLMVGVLGVSGAFVVRSLFRRMVHNVARTTAAIAAGDLTQRVPLSGSGDEFDRVAETVNEMLDRIARLMDGVKQVSNSIAHDLRTPITRARARLEDAALHATGDEEMRAAIERAVADLDGVTAVFEALLRIAEIEAGARRSAFAPLELSALLDDLADLYGALAEEQELTLERLPSPSITLQGDRRLIQQAVANLLDNAIKFSRPGGVVQLAAIPDAGLVRITVRDQGIGMQAPDLARASERFYRAETSRNMPGSGLGLSLVVAVAHLHGGRFELGPPAGRDGTTTGLEATLILPLTGMAGQQQPLLKQPVPLRMEPPSSSDHQPDRADRLS; translated from the coding sequence GTGACGACTAAACAGCCCGTCGGCGCACGCGTCCGGCCGGCCTGGCTGCGATCGCCGGTCACGGGCAGTCCGGCCCGGCGATCGATCGAGCCGGCCGCCGGTCCGCGCAGGAGCCGCCGAAACGACATCCTCCGGTCCGCCAGCCTCAGGCTGGCCCTGGTCTATGCGCTGCTGTTCATCCTCAGCGCGATCATCTTCATGTGCTTCATCTGGTGGGCGACGGTCGGCCTGCTGGAGCGGGAAGCCGAGGCGGCGATCGAGGCCGATGCGCGCGCCCTGTCGGAGCGGTTTGCCGAGGATGGGCTGCTCGGGCTCGGCAACACCATCCAGGAGCGCCTGGCGCAAAATGTGGACGACGACGCGATCTACCTGATGGTGGACAGCGCCGGCGTACGGGTCGCGGGCAATCTGCGCGACTGGCCGCACGTCGTGGCGCGAACCGACATCTGGTACCAGCTCTCGATCTCGCGGGCCGGCCTGCGCGGGCGGGCGGAGCTGCGGGCGTTCACCCTGCCTGGCGGTTTCCGCCTGCTGGTCGGGCGGGACGTACGCGCACGCACCATCCTGAAGCGCCTGCTCACCGATACGCTGCTGTGGGCGGTGCTGATGGTGGGAGTGCTCGGGGTCAGCGGCGCGTTCGTGGTGCGGAGTCTGTTCCGGCGCATGGTCCACAACGTCGCCCGCACCACCGCGGCGATCGCCGCCGGCGACCTGACCCAGCGGGTGCCGCTGTCCGGCAGCGGCGACGAGTTCGACCGGGTCGCCGAGACGGTCAACGAGATGCTGGACCGGATCGCCCGGCTGATGGACGGGGTGAAACAGGTCTCGAACTCGATCGCGCACGACCTCCGCACGCCGATCACCCGCGCCCGCGCCCGGCTCGAGGATGCGGCCCTGCACGCGACCGGGGACGAGGAAATGCGTGCGGCGATCGAGCGGGCGGTAGCCGACCTCGACGGGGTGACGGCGGTGTTCGAGGCGCTGTTGCGGATCGCCGAGATCGAGGCCGGCGCGCGACGCTCGGCGTTCGCGCCGCTGGAGCTGTCGGCGCTGCTGGACGACCTTGCCGACCTGTACGGCGCGCTGGCGGAAGAACAGGAACTGACGCTGGAGCGGCTGCCCTCCCCCTCGATCACCCTGCAGGGTGATCGTAGGCTGATCCAGCAGGCAGTGGCGAACCTGCTCGACAACGCCATCAAGTTCTCCAGGCCGGGCGGGGTGGTCCAACTCGCGGCCATCCCCGACGCGGGCCTGGTCCGGATCACCGTCCGCGACCAGGGAATCGGCATGCAGGCGCCCGACCTGGCACGCGCCTCCGAGCGCTTCTATCGCGCCGAGACCTCGCGGAACATGCCGGGTTCCGGCCTTGGCCTGTCGCTTGTGGTGGCGGTGGCGCACCTGCACGGCGGACGGTTCGAGCTGGGCCCCCCGGCAGGCCGGGATGGCACGACGACCGGTCTCGAGGCGACGCTGATCCTGCCGCTGACCGGCATGGCAGGACAGCAACAGCCGTTGCTAAAACAACCTGTCCCACTCCGGATGGAGCCGCCGTCATCTTCGGACCATCAGCCGGACAGGGCGGACCGCCTATCCTGA
- a CDS encoding SIMPL domain-containing protein (The SIMPL domain is named for its presence in mouse protein SIMPL (signalling molecule that associates with mouse pelle-like kinase). Bacterial member BP26, from Brucella, was shown to assemble into a channel-like structure, while YggE from E. coli has been associated with resistance to oxidative stress.), translated as MNSMPNHRAPFTGPVSLTGAVFLAGLGAWALASSAQAAPPEASLPPGATLLHLSATGTVQEAPDLLVAQLAAEATSADPVVAQKQVNRLIAAATAMAAKMEGVVPHLADYSVEHSGEKQQLWTARQMLRLQATDGTALLELVGRLQGSGLVIGDLAWTLSPARMEEAERLAADKALKTLQANAAAAARSLGLKVGTIRDVSLSGGGGEPRPMMRMKAMVMSAPEATQDAQGVSREASAEIELDPMPGSAAPTP; from the coding sequence ATGAATAGCATGCCCAACCATCGCGCCCCCTTCACCGGACCGGTATCGCTCACCGGGGCGGTATTCCTGGCCGGGCTCGGCGCATGGGCCCTGGCGTCGTCCGCACAGGCAGCACCGCCGGAAGCGTCGCTGCCACCGGGCGCCACGCTGCTGCATCTGTCGGCGACGGGTACGGTGCAGGAGGCTCCCGACCTGCTGGTGGCCCAGCTTGCAGCGGAAGCGACCTCGGCCGATCCGGTCGTGGCACAGAAGCAGGTCAACCGGCTGATCGCCGCGGCAACCGCTATGGCAGCCAAGATGGAGGGTGTCGTGCCGCACCTCGCCGACTACAGCGTCGAGCATAGCGGCGAGAAGCAACAGCTCTGGACGGCGCGGCAGATGCTTCGGCTGCAGGCGACCGACGGGACCGCGCTGCTGGAACTGGTCGGGCGGCTGCAGGGCAGCGGCCTGGTGATCGGCGACCTGGCCTGGACCCTCTCGCCCGCGCGCATGGAAGAGGCCGAGCGGCTGGCGGCCGACAAGGCCCTCAAGACACTGCAGGCGAATGCGGCCGCGGCGGCGCGGTCGCTGGGGCTGAAGGTCGGGACGATCCGCGACGTCAGCCTGAGCGGCGGCGGCGGCGAGCCACGTCCGATGATGCGGATGAAGGCGATGGTCATGTCCGCGCCCGAAGCGACCCAGGACGCCCAGGGTGTCAGCCGCGAAGCATCCGCGGAAATCGAGCTGGATCCCATGCCGGGAAGCGCCGCACCGACGCCCTGA
- a CDS encoding zinc-dependent alcohol dehydrogenase → MKALTWQSRGKITCETVPDPIIQDGHDAIIKVTACAICGSDLHLMGGFMPTMECGDILGHETMGEVVEVGRENTKLKVGDRIVVPFTICCGECRQCKWGNFSCCERTNPNGKMQAETFGYPLAGLFGFSHITGGIPGGQAEYLRVPYSDVGPIVVPDGLTDEQVLFLSDIFPTGYQAAENCDIQPGQTIAVWGCGPVGVLAIKSCFLLGAERVIAIDTVPERLALAQASGAETIDFGTQNVQETIMEMTHGLGPDAVIEAVGMEAHGVDTLAQKVSSAVMSATVSMERPFALNQALLACRPGGTVSIPGVYAGMAGPIGMGLLMNKGLTVRTGQTHMLRYMKPLMERIQKGEIDPSFIISHVSTNLEDGPALYETFRDKKDGCTKVVFKPHG, encoded by the coding sequence ATGAAGGCCCTCACCTGGCAGAGCAGAGGCAAGATCACCTGCGAGACCGTGCCCGATCCGATCATCCAGGACGGGCATGACGCGATCATCAAGGTGACTGCCTGCGCGATCTGCGGCTCCGACCTCCATCTGATGGGCGGCTTCATGCCGACGATGGAATGCGGCGACATTCTCGGCCACGAGACCATGGGCGAAGTGGTCGAGGTCGGTCGCGAGAACACCAAGCTGAAGGTCGGCGATCGCATCGTGGTGCCGTTCACCATCTGCTGTGGCGAATGTCGGCAGTGCAAGTGGGGCAATTTCAGCTGCTGCGAGCGCACCAACCCGAACGGCAAGATGCAGGCGGAAACCTTCGGTTATCCGCTGGCAGGCCTGTTCGGCTTCTCGCACATCACCGGCGGCATTCCGGGCGGACAGGCGGAATATCTGCGCGTCCCCTATTCGGATGTCGGCCCGATCGTGGTTCCGGATGGGCTCACCGACGAGCAGGTCCTGTTCCTGAGCGACATCTTCCCGACCGGCTACCAGGCGGCGGAAAATTGCGACATCCAGCCCGGGCAGACCATCGCCGTATGGGGCTGCGGGCCGGTCGGCGTGCTGGCGATCAAGTCCTGTTTCCTGCTTGGCGCCGAACGGGTGATCGCCATCGACACGGTGCCGGAGCGGCTTGCCCTGGCGCAGGCCTCGGGCGCTGAAACCATCGATTTCGGCACCCAGAACGTGCAGGAAACCATCATGGAAATGACCCATGGTCTCGGCCCCGACGCAGTCATCGAGGCTGTCGGCATGGAGGCGCATGGCGTCGACACGCTGGCACAGAAGGTCAGCTCGGCGGTGATGTCGGCGACGGTCAGCATGGAACGGCCGTTCGCCCTGAACCAGGCGCTGCTGGCGTGCCGTCCGGGCGGGACGGTATCGATACCGGGCGTGTATGCCGGCATGGCCGGACCGATCGGAATGGGCCTGCTGATGAATAAGGGGCTGACCGTCCGCACCGGCCAGACCCACATGCTGCGCTACATGAAGCCGCTGATGGAGCGGATCCAGAAGGGTGAGATCGATCCGTCGTTCATCATCAGCCACGTCTCCACCAACCTGGAAGATGGGCCGGCTCTCTACGAGACGTTCCGCGACAAGAAAGACGGCTGCACGAAGGTCGTGTTCAAGCCGCACGGCTGA